From the Nematostella vectensis chromosome 7, jaNemVect1.1, whole genome shotgun sequence genome, the window TTGCGCATACTTTCCCCTCTGCCCTGCGCCTCCCTACCTCAGAAAATGATgaagacaaaaatatttttgcgtTTTCTGTCTTTATTGTAGAATTAAAAGCAACTTGAACATCAATTAATCCTTTTATATAGAAAACGTGCCATCGTGTCTTCCTGGTTGGGTGAAATTTAAGTCGTCCTGCTACATTGTCCTTGACGTGCCAACCAACAAGTGGACAATCGCACGGCGCGCATGCCAAACGCTCGGAGGGGACCTGGTAAAGATTACGTCACCCCAACAAAACAAGTTCGTCGCTGACCTCGGTATCAAGGGCACAGTCCTTCCATTTATGTGGATAGGACTTCATCGAGGTATATTGAAGTGGGGTTTGTTGCTAGCAAAGgcttcttttctttgtattttgtcAGGCTGGGTTTCGCGAACGCCTGGGTAGGGGCTTATAGCAGGCTATAAGATTTGATGCTCACAATTGTTTTATCAGCCTATTTACTGGCTTTTTTTTACTGGTAATCCTTAGCCCGGAGGTGAACAGTGATAGGAGCTGGAATTATGCAAAATAACCTTGTCAGATTTCTGGACTAAAGTAATAGAATATTTAATATACGAAAAACTGATAGTCGACTGGAGATATGGTATCTTGTGACGTCATGTACTGGTTCTTACACACCACAGGGAACCTTTAGAAGCAATCCTGGGCGCTGTTTTCACcgggggtaggggagggggagggtatAGCCTGCAAGCCGCGTAATCCCCGGCCTTAGTAAACCTCAGACCCCGCTTGTTCAAAATAATAAGATTTTATAGAATAACTCTAAGTGAAAGCCGGTAAAAAGGCTAGGGCTTTACGATTCATTGTCTGTAAGTGCTAGCCCACTCCTTGACCTTATGTGTTTACAGGTGGCGACGCCAGTTTTTTCTGGGTGGATGGTACCACTCTCACTTCGTCGAGCTACTCTGCCTGGTACCCGCCCCAGCCTGACAACAGCGGAGGTCACGAGAACTGCGGGCATTTTTTGCTAAGTGGAAAGCTCGCTCGCCGATGGAATGACATCAGCTGCAATAACTCCTATCAGTTCGCAATAGCTTGTCAGAAAAAGCTTGACTGAAATGTGGAATAAAAACAAGGAATCAATATAAACCATATAAACCTTGTCTGGTCTCATGTGCGTAGGTGTTACTCTAGTTTGGCACTCTCTCCAGGCGCGTTCCTAGGATTGActgaggggggtgcgcagtcataggaatcatatggaaaaagcatagtatttgaggatcccccctgtgtacgcgcctgttctCGGGGGGGCTTAACAGGGTAGTATGTATTCAATGCATCTTTCATAGGGCTTCACGCAAGATCCAAGTCTGATACTTTACAAACAATGCCGCCAAAACACAAAGTGATTTTTGGATGGAAACACATCGAAGCTGCGGCGGTTGTTTGAGAAGTTATGGTATAAAAAGGGATCCTCCCGTCGCCATCCCGTGCGCGTATATCGAATAGCTGCCGGGGCAGGTCCTGGATTGTCATTGCACAGAAAGGGGCACGCGAGAGTGGGGGCACCAATATGTAAATTGTATCGCGACAGGCAAATATGCGGATTTTTCAGTTGCGTTTCAAGTCTTACGCCTCCATGGTATAATACAATATTTTGCGCAAGGCTTGCATTCATTTGACCCAGCTTTCCTTCGTATTTTGTGCGCCACAGGAGTCCCGGAACCTCGAATTAGCAACTTCCCCGAGAGACATGGCGTCTCCGCGAGTCTCAGAGACTCTCCCTCCAATCCATGGCGTAAAAGAATATAAAACTAATAACATTTCTGTTTAAAGCTTACGATTTTCGCGATACATAACAAGACAAAAGACAGCAATTATTCCTTTTTCTAGCTGGACTACCGCTTATTTTGAATTCCTAATATTCCGCCGACTAGGTACACTAGGTAcaaaattgcattttcttattaaaaatgtAATTTCAGTATGTGATTGAGATAAACTAATGACTGATAATCATTGTATAAAACAGTATTTATTCTCGTTTTAAGTCACACGGTAATTGCGAAAGTATCAACAAGTATATTGTACAAAACAAATTATTGCTATCTATAAATTGTCTTGTCAATAATTAATAAACTTTcagatttttgcaaaaaaaaacttgtaggAAGTAGAACATACTTTTTAACTCAAACAAATTGGACATGCTTGAGGGTTTTTTTCTTGACAATGAGATAAACACAATTTTGCTCATTAATCCtaacaagaaaaaacatgCTATGAATAATCATCGCTATTCTAAAATACAACTGATGCATGATTAGCCACCATACATTTATTTCTCAGCGCAGAAGAAAGAAGACCACTAGaagaaaaggtaaaaaaacaacactttcttcttttcttaCTCTAgcaaaatttgtttgtttcaaGATATGATTTTCCCTTGTCTTtctctttcattttttttccaccGAAGTCACTCGAATTTGATGTGCGACAATTTTACTACAATTACTTACTATAATTTGCTAATAAATCTCAGCCATCCCGACTTATAAAAGGAAAAATCATATATCGTCCCGAGAAAATCTTATCCATAAATTtcgattgttttgttttgttaaaag encodes:
- the LOC5498078 gene encoding perlucin-like protein, whose translation is MAHAVLWCCLLISVGSLSSTQAYLGVNWYWQRWCRQNATSMIYETVKRTARDVSFIKAHIEAENVPSCLPGWVKFKSSCYIVLDVPTNKWTIARRACQTLGGDLVKITSPQQNKFVADLGIKGTVLPFMWIGLHRGGDASFFWVDGTTLTSSSYSAWYPPQPDNSGGHENCGHFLLSGKLARRWNDISCNNSYQFAIACQKKLD